From the genome of Deferribacteraceae bacterium V6Fe1:
AGTAAACTTTTCTTTCTTTTCATTTTTCCTAACTCATTAATCCGATGTCTTTTTTCCTTAATCTTAAAATAATAATCCAATTTAAAATAACACACTTTATCTGATTCATAAATCTTTTCCCTAAACCTAAAAAGTCGTTCTTTAGATGATAATAACAAGTTCATTAACCCATCTGAAATTCGATAATAAATAAATTTACATACAACCTTACCCTTACTATTAAATTTCTCCCTTTTTGCCATATTCTCTAAAAGTTTTGAAACAATTGTATCTTTCTCTATTTGGCTTAATACATTCCAACAAAAGGATACTAACGATAATATAGTCTTTAAAGATTCAAACTTCCTCACAAGACACTTTTCCAGCCCAAATTGCTGTTTCATAAATCTATAGCTTTCTTCTATTTTCCATCTCTTAAAATAAGATTTAATCCTAAAGTAAGCCTCCTTACTGCTACTTATGTGGCCTTCACATAAAAAATAAAGTTTATTCTTATTACCATGAAAGCTCACACTAATAACTGTAACTGCTCGATTGTTGTAGTAACATTTTGCATAACCATAAGAAATACCACCCTTCTTGTAACGCCTGTTTATTATACCATTGCAAATTTTATATACTGACATCTTCTCGCCCTTATATTCTAAATGCCTCTTACCTGTGCTCCTAATAACAAAATTTAAATCTTCTCGAAGAAGATATCTTAAAATTACTCCCCTGTCATAACCCCTATCAAATACAAATAAACCCTTATTTCGAAACTTATCTTTTAATTTATCCAGCATATTTAAGGTCTCTGTATTCTCACTTTTAAAGTCTTGAGATTTAGAACTATAAGCATCTAAATATAATGAAAATAAACGTTTGCTACTGGGGCTATAACACACTGCATGATTTAAATGGAAGCCATTAGCAATACGACCACTACTACCATCGTGGACTTTACCAATA
Proteins encoded in this window:
- a CDS encoding transposase; the encoded protein is MIGEITKNVKGKMLNTTRNLHDYLTKPQQKYILEIISGCFATRSLNLTAISGYLNEKCGIKHTLKRLQRNTFNYSHLLAISNAYNIDYALKETESDSRLIISIDGGDLVHNYGRNFELIGKVHDGSSGRIANGFHLNHAVCYSPSSKRLFSLYLDAYSSKSQDFKSENTETLNMLDKLKDKFRNKGLFVFDRGYDRGVILRYLLREDLNFVIRSTGKRHLEYKGEKMSVYKICNGIINRRYKKGGISYGYAKCYYNNRAVTVISVSFHGNKNKLYFLCEGHISSSKEAYFRIKSYFKRWKIEESYRFMKQQFGLEKCLVRKFESLKTILSLVSFCWNVLSQIEKDTIVSKLLENMAKREKFNSKGKVVCKFIYYRISDGLMNLLLSSKERLFRFREKIYESDKVCYFKLDYYFKIKEKRHRINELGKMKRKKSLLVA